The following coding sequences lie in one Halorarum halophilum genomic window:
- a CDS encoding T9SS type A sorting domain-containing protein encodes MMMTARRAMVVVLCALLIVSGTVPLIASGDSQYEITVDTEIDTPERTITIEGQSYTVASMGKAPTEGELTFDVDTPGVDRYSVHLYNSDRQIVESTRETEDGTVSFDTSGYTSGSYVLVVSVNGVQQVIQPVVITDYEIDVDAPTDVTAGSSFTLEAMLSGSSTTPEHVAVTLSNGTWDTQFTASEDGGAYVADIPGTLAAGEYSMYVTTHSDNEFNGQKEVTGLSSVSIITVNADESDTSSGGGDAGNGAEETPDETVTDSAATNESPTVTTTTSSPDTSDATPAEPTDKTTTTEPNAIQPADTETTTTETTAPGFPILGFALLGLAGAWMQLRAGRRE; translated from the coding sequence ATGATGATGACAGCTCGACGGGCTATGGTTGTTGTGCTGTGCGCCCTGCTGATCGTCTCTGGGACGGTACCGCTGATCGCATCGGGCGACAGCCAGTACGAGATCACGGTCGACACGGAGATCGATACACCGGAGCGGACAATCACCATCGAGGGCCAATCGTACACGGTGGCCTCAATGGGAAAGGCCCCGACCGAGGGGGAACTGACGTTCGACGTCGACACACCTGGTGTCGATCGGTATTCGGTCCACCTCTACAATAGCGATCGCCAAATCGTCGAGTCGACCCGTGAGACCGAGGATGGAACCGTGTCGTTCGACACGTCCGGGTACACGTCAGGGTCGTACGTCCTCGTGGTGAGCGTGAACGGCGTACAGCAGGTGATCCAACCGGTTGTGATCACCGACTACGAGATTGACGTCGACGCCCCAACTGACGTGACCGCCGGCTCGTCGTTCACGCTTGAGGCGATGCTGTCGGGCTCGTCGACGACACCCGAGCACGTAGCCGTCACGCTCTCGAACGGGACGTGGGATACGCAGTTCACGGCGTCCGAGGACGGTGGTGCCTACGTCGCGGACATCCCAGGGACGCTTGCAGCGGGGGAGTACTCGATGTACGTGACGACCCACAGCGACAACGAATTCAATGGTCAGAAGGAAGTGACAGGGCTGAGTTCAGTGTCGATCATCACGGTGAATGCGGACGAGTCGGACACGTCCTCTGGTGGTGGCGATGCCGGGAATGGAGCGGAGGAAACGCCGGATGAGACAGTGACGGATTCGGCAGCCACCAACGAGTCCCCGACCGTGACAACGACCACCTCGTCACCGGACACATCCGACGCGACGCCCGCCGAACCGACTGACAAGACGACGACGACGGAGCCGAACGCCATCCAGCCAGCTGACACCGAGACGACCACGACGGAGACGACAGCACCCGGATTCCCCATCCTTGGGTTTGCCCTCCTGGGACTCGCTGGAGCCTGGATGCAGCTCAGGGCGGGCAGACGGGAGTGA
- a CDS encoding FtsX-like permease family protein has translation MNGKRAIWLRRRAGHVSLAVRRIIGRFRIAPQRVLLTVLGVAIAVGLMVTVTGVSLGLASQSVVQSDGVDFWIVPEESSVSSIAISTDSLQLGDVHDVSARIEADDRVPYSTPVLLELLPVRDEVTGDRKYVLAVGIIAPADGRPFNGVSTVALTPGDPHYANGQYDGPWTGQVVANDATARLANFSTGSTMAVDSRETNRSFTVANVSQGGFSNAAGTVPVVVVHLSELQELTGETAGDQADQILVSTTDPTVESSLEGVYPQTTVVKRDGLSAQEVSTSNLPLAVALSAFVSAVVVGVLFVTTLMGLEVSADRRQLATLAAIGYSNRARSTLVAVETVVVAAIGGVVGLGVGVLGIVGANHLGTVTFGVGAVAMLDPRLTVYALVVTSVIGVLGAAYPVLLSRRTDALEVLSR, from the coding sequence ATGAACGGGAAGCGAGCCATCTGGCTTCGACGTCGTGCCGGACACGTCTCGCTCGCGGTTCGGCGGATCATCGGGCGGTTCCGAATCGCACCACAACGTGTTCTCCTCACGGTGCTCGGCGTGGCGATTGCAGTCGGCCTGATGGTCACCGTGACCGGCGTCTCGTTGGGATTGGCGTCCCAGTCGGTCGTCCAAAGCGACGGTGTGGACTTCTGGATTGTCCCTGAGGAGAGCTCCGTGTCGTCGATCGCAATCTCGACCGACAGTCTCCAATTGGGCGACGTGCACGACGTGAGCGCACGCATCGAAGCGGATGACCGCGTACCGTATTCGACGCCAGTATTACTGGAGTTGCTGCCCGTTCGCGATGAGGTCACCGGCGACCGGAAGTACGTGCTGGCGGTGGGCATCATTGCGCCGGCTGATGGGCGACCGTTCAACGGAGTGTCGACAGTCGCACTCACGCCAGGTGACCCCCACTACGCGAACGGACAGTACGACGGTCCGTGGACCGGCCAGGTCGTCGCAAACGACGCGACGGCCCGCCTTGCCAACTTCTCAACCGGGAGCACGATGGCGGTCGACAGCAGGGAGACGAATCGGAGCTTCACGGTGGCGAACGTCTCCCAGGGCGGGTTCTCCAACGCTGCGGGAACCGTTCCGGTCGTCGTCGTCCACCTGAGCGAACTTCAGGAACTGACCGGCGAGACGGCAGGTGACCAAGCCGACCAGATCTTGGTCAGTACGACGGATCCGACTGTGGAATCGAGCCTCGAGGGGGTCTATCCACAGACGACAGTAGTCAAACGGGACGGGCTCTCCGCACAGGAGGTCTCCACGTCGAACCTCCCGCTCGCGGTCGCGCTGAGTGCCTTCGTATCTGCCGTCGTCGTCGGGGTGCTGTTCGTCACGACGCTGATGGGACTCGAAGTGAGCGCCGACCGGCGACAACTCGCAACGCTCGCAGCGATTGGGTATTCGAACCGTGCTCGCTCTACGCTCGTCGCCGTCGAGACAGTCGTGGTGGCAGCCATCGGCGGTGTTGTCGGGCTCGGCGTCGGCGTACTCGGGATCGTCGGCGCCAACCACCTCGGTACCGTGACGTTCGGTGTCGGGGCCGTTGCTATGCTCGACCCGCGCCTGACAGTGTACGCCTTGGTGGTCACCAGCGTCATCGGCGTCCTCGGTGCAGCATACCCCGTTCTGTTGAGCCGTCGCACCGATGCGCTCGAGGTGTTGTCACGGTGA
- a CDS encoding ABC transporter permease, with the protein MSRLSRLVGLLGVAVRQLRHERTQTLLAVLGVALAVLAAVLLASVGVGVLETGQQQFDQSNRDLWVTGGPLEFQPGSVGGFKNTLINSHEVATEIEQREDVTTAVPMGFQTVYVGTNTSEFETVIGAGAPARGASVRITDGRHVSEKDIHYADGTYTGPMTYEAVIDKRAAELLDVSVNDTIYVGGSIGAARSHEFTVVGISPTYSQFVGAPTVTIHLSELQEITGTTVSDRATFISIQLADGADPETVEAELQEEYPQYTVRTNHEQLRATLEEQAVVLASGASLVVMALVAGVLLLTNLQLSFVYRHRRTFGALKALGTSQFSLIVVVGTRALVIGLLGGALGIAFSIPGIWVLNRVAVAVTGFDGVVSVVPRVLLSGFVVSILVSTIAGLAASAYLSRMRPLANLD; encoded by the coding sequence GTGAGTCGGCTGTCGCGACTGGTCGGGCTCCTCGGCGTCGCGGTGCGCCAACTCCGCCACGAACGAACCCAGACACTCCTAGCCGTTCTTGGTGTCGCCCTGGCCGTGCTGGCAGCAGTCCTGCTGGCGAGCGTCGGCGTCGGCGTCCTCGAGACCGGCCAACAGCAGTTCGACCAGTCCAATCGCGACCTCTGGGTCACTGGCGGCCCACTAGAATTCCAGCCCGGGAGCGTCGGCGGCTTCAAGAACACATTGATTAACTCACATGAGGTCGCCACCGAAATCGAACAGCGAGAGGACGTCACCACCGCGGTTCCGATGGGGTTCCAGACAGTGTATGTCGGGACGAACACCTCCGAATTCGAGACGGTTATCGGCGCTGGCGCACCGGCTCGTGGTGCATCTGTCCGCATCACTGACGGGCGGCACGTCAGCGAGAAGGATATCCACTACGCCGACGGCACCTACACTGGCCCGATGACGTACGAGGCGGTCATCGACAAACGGGCTGCGGAGCTGCTGGACGTCTCGGTGAACGATACGATCTACGTAGGCGGCTCGATCGGGGCCGCACGGAGCCACGAGTTCACCGTTGTCGGGATCTCGCCGACGTACTCCCAGTTCGTCGGGGCGCCAACGGTCACCATCCACCTGAGCGAACTCCAGGAGATTACGGGGACCACGGTGAGTGACCGGGCAACGTTCATCTCGATTCAACTGGCCGACGGTGCGGATCCGGAGACCGTCGAAGCCGAACTGCAGGAGGAGTACCCACAGTATACGGTCCGGACGAACCACGAACAGCTTCGGGCGACCCTCGAGGAACAGGCCGTGGTCCTCGCGAGTGGGGCGAGCCTCGTAGTCATGGCCCTCGTCGCGGGCGTGCTCCTGCTCACGAACCTCCAACTCTCGTTCGTCTACCGCCACCGCAGGACGTTTGGCGCGTTGAAGGCGCTGGGCACGTCTCAATTCTCACTGATCGTGGTCGTGGGAACGCGTGCGTTGGTCATCGGGCTCCTGGGCGGCGCGCTTGGCATCGCGTTCTCCATCCCGGGAATCTGGGTACTGAACCGCGTCGCCGTGGCCGTCACGGGCTTCGACGGGGTGGTTTCGGTCGTGCCACGCGTCCTTCTCAGTGGGTTCGTGGTCTCCATCCTGGTGAGCACGATCGCGGGACTGGCAGCGAG
- a CDS encoding ABC transporter ATP-binding protein, producing the protein MSSRNADVEARNGEHADTVVTCDSLVREYRRGSGGALFGSRDQPVVRALDGVSMSVSSGEIVGIQGPSGSGKSTLLHLLAALDTPTAGSLTVAGRNVTRLSERERARLRLDHVGLVFQRFHLLPALSARANVALPLIELGMPRRERRERATELLEAVGLSSRATHRPGQLSGGEQQRVAIARALSTEPDLLVADEPTGELDSETGRRVLDLFEELSDEHAVVVASHDAATIDVADRVVRLRDGRRQLADG; encoded by the coding sequence ATGTCGTCTCGGAATGCGGACGTGGAGGCACGCAATGGCGAGCACGCCGACACGGTCGTCACCTGCGACTCGCTCGTCCGCGAGTACCGGCGCGGGTCGGGAGGCGCGCTGTTCGGGTCACGCGACCAGCCTGTCGTTCGAGCGCTTGACGGCGTCTCGATGTCGGTCTCGAGCGGCGAGATCGTGGGGATCCAGGGACCGAGTGGGAGCGGGAAGTCGACGCTGCTCCACCTGCTCGCTGCGCTCGACACGCCGACCGCCGGGTCGCTCACGGTCGCCGGACGGAACGTCACGCGCCTCTCGGAGCGGGAGCGGGCCCGTCTCCGACTCGATCATGTGGGGCTCGTGTTCCAGCGGTTCCACCTGCTGCCTGCGCTGTCGGCACGGGCGAACGTGGCGCTCCCGCTGATCGAACTCGGCATGCCGCGCCGCGAACGGCGCGAACGGGCGACCGAACTGCTCGAGGCGGTGGGGCTGTCCAGTCGAGCCACGCACCGACCCGGGCAATTGAGCGGGGGTGAACAGCAACGGGTCGCGATCGCTCGCGCGCTCTCGACCGAGCCCGACCTGCTCGTCGCCGACGAACCGACGGGGGAACTCGACTCTGAGACGGGCCGGCGCGTACTCGATCTGTTCGAGGAACTGAGCGATGAGCATGCCGTCGTGGTCGCCTCCCACGACGCGGCGACGATCGACGTCGCCGATCGGGTCGTGCGACTTCGCGATGGGCGCCGACAGCTGGCTGACGGATGA